One Paenibacillus sp. FSL H7-0737 DNA segment encodes these proteins:
- a CDS encoding radical SAM/SPASM domain-containing protein gives MPFIPFQTRANLHYVYDMNRNSIYKIKQNQYEALSHISEGSYEEADVNVLKDFQKRGLLAESPILQIEHPASQMLEYQLERCVNSITFQMSQNCNLRCGYCPYSSNEIYNNRSHSALNITWDTLQQGIDFLVAHSKDVDHLHVAFYGGEPLIEKKLIIDTMKYTQEKVSGKEISFGMTTNGTLLDDSFAREVRDFNISIMISLDGPKDVHNENRTFVNGRGSYEIVYRNVVHIRDNYPDLYQKLKFNTVISPDGKFEEIFDYFRAGEGVSDLSKVNFNTLSMNYTETEFVYGEAYFEERNYEALKAYLLLLGKVKEEPVAYHKRDIETIYSYKEFLSPINETPKIAHPSGTCIPGLKKLFVDVNGNLFPCERIDENSSLMKMGNLQDGFDIKKVREILNVGAVTEQHCKECWAFHCCSICPAAADNGKDEHYSESYKLSKCNRVKASALENLKNFTMMREFKYQFKREDISL, from the coding sequence ATGCCTTTTATTCCTTTTCAAACGAGAGCGAATCTACATTACGTCTATGACATGAATAGAAACAGTATTTATAAAATCAAACAGAATCAGTATGAAGCGTTAAGTCATATTTCTGAAGGCAGTTATGAGGAAGCTGATGTAAATGTGCTTAAAGATTTTCAAAAGAGAGGGCTTTTAGCTGAATCTCCGATTCTACAAATTGAGCATCCGGCAAGTCAAATGTTGGAGTACCAGTTAGAGCGCTGTGTTAACTCAATCACTTTTCAAATGTCTCAAAATTGCAACTTGCGTTGTGGTTACTGTCCTTACTCAAGCAATGAAATTTATAATAATCGTTCACATTCTGCTCTGAATATAACCTGGGATACTCTGCAGCAAGGGATTGATTTCCTTGTAGCCCATTCTAAAGACGTGGACCACTTGCATGTAGCTTTTTATGGTGGGGAGCCTTTGATTGAAAAAAAACTCATCATAGATACTATGAAATATACACAGGAAAAAGTCAGCGGCAAAGAAATTTCCTTTGGTATGACTACTAATGGCACACTTCTGGATGATAGTTTTGCAAGGGAAGTTCGTGATTTTAACATATCCATTATGATTAGCCTGGATGGACCGAAGGATGTTCATAATGAAAATAGGACGTTTGTAAATGGACGTGGTTCCTATGAGATTGTATATCGTAATGTTGTACATATTCGAGATAACTATCCTGATCTATATCAAAAACTGAAGTTCAATACAGTTATTAGTCCAGATGGTAAGTTTGAAGAGATCTTTGATTATTTTAGAGCGGGAGAAGGAGTTAGTGACCTCTCTAAAGTTAACTTTAATACACTATCCATGAACTATACAGAGACGGAATTCGTATATGGTGAGGCTTATTTTGAAGAACGGAATTACGAAGCTTTGAAGGCATATCTATTGCTGCTAGGAAAAGTAAAAGAAGAGCCTGTGGCCTATCATAAACGTGATATTGAAACCATTTATAGCTACAAAGAGTTTCTTTCGCCAATCAATGAGACCCCGAAAATTGCTCATCCTAGCGGGACTTGTATACCAGGCTTGAAAAAACTTTTTGTAGATGTAAACGGTAACTTATTTCCTTGTGAGCGTATAGATGAAAATTCTTCACTAATGAAAATGGGAAATCTTCAGGATGGTTTTGATATTAAAAAGGTTCGAGAAATTTTGAATGTTGGAGCAGTTACGGAACAACACTGTAAAGAATGCTGGGCCTTTCATTGCTGCTCTATATGCCCCGCTGCAGCGGATAATGGAAAGGATGAACATTATTCAGAAAGCTATAAGCTTAGCAAATGCAACAGGGTTAAAGCGTCGGCATTAGAGAATTTGAAGAACTTTACGATGATGAGGGAATTTAAATATCAGTTTAAAAGAGAGGATATTTCACTGTGA
- a CDS encoding ABC transporter ATP-binding protein, which produces MKYNVVWISIKELFHPYRKNIWIISIVMLVTSIGSFLTPWFTKQLIDIGILGLDFYRVIQYVGLIFLIFLIQQLLGIFQFYYYKEISVRIPYDLNKKACKHVLSVRTKFFKDRNFSVVMSELFQDIANISSLTDTQFLTSFVNLFKVFAGLTALFYINWKLTLVMLATIPVKMLISSFLYKKQVKVYEIIMHLQSNFSEWLGDAISGIEAIKVWGITGKRLAKLKVNLDGSKNAKSKLMRYGFIDSISGSFMTTLFTCGLYLYGAWLIQKDEITIGGLVSFISYSSLVFEPITIISYLITQLSSVKPAFERFLKFLNTDAEIDKPEAKELLESISINDLKFENVSLVYENEKALDQVNFTIQKGEKVAIIGLNGSGKSSVVNLLLRFYEPTEGSIKINDKDVKEYTFESYRSIWSLMAQNNYLFNDTVANNINISEELTLTEILESCKQSGAYSFIQDLPEKMDTRIGYNGAKLSGGQKQKIALARTLARKDTKILLLDEATSSYDYYSEQVFNEELLSSDRYMMTIIITHRPEVLKRLDKIIYLNGGKVLGIGTFDELYTSQESFRDMITSTQREETPDAFYSFSNESESTLRL; this is translated from the coding sequence ATGAAATACAATGTAGTATGGATCAGCATTAAAGAGTTATTTCATCCTTACCGTAAAAACATTTGGATAATCAGTATTGTTATGTTGGTGACTTCTATAGGGAGCTTTTTGACTCCTTGGTTTACCAAGCAACTTATTGACATTGGTATTCTAGGTTTGGATTTTTATCGAGTTATTCAATACGTAGGACTAATTTTTTTAATATTCCTTATCCAACAATTACTTGGTATTTTTCAATTCTATTACTATAAGGAAATAAGTGTGAGAATACCATATGACTTGAATAAGAAAGCTTGTAAACATGTGTTATCCGTACGCACGAAATTTTTTAAAGACAGAAATTTCTCAGTAGTGATGTCTGAGCTTTTTCAAGATATCGCCAACATATCGTCTTTGACAGACACGCAATTTTTAACATCTTTCGTTAATCTATTTAAAGTTTTCGCCGGCTTAACAGCATTGTTTTATATTAACTGGAAATTAACTCTAGTTATGCTCGCTACAATTCCAGTCAAAATGCTAATTAGCAGTTTTTTATATAAAAAGCAAGTAAAGGTATATGAAATCATTATGCACTTGCAATCAAATTTCTCAGAATGGTTAGGGGATGCAATTAGTGGCATTGAAGCGATAAAAGTATGGGGGATTACTGGAAAACGACTAGCGAAACTGAAAGTGAATCTGGATGGAAGTAAAAATGCTAAATCCAAGTTAATGCGTTATGGATTTATTGATAGTATATCGGGTTCGTTTATGACGACATTGTTTACTTGTGGTCTTTACTTGTACGGTGCTTGGTTAATCCAAAAAGATGAAATCACCATTGGCGGTCTGGTATCCTTCATTTCGTACTCATCATTGGTATTTGAACCAATTACTATCATATCGTATTTGATTACGCAATTATCCAGCGTGAAGCCAGCTTTTGAGCGGTTTTTAAAATTTCTAAATACCGATGCTGAAATTGATAAACCGGAAGCGAAGGAATTATTAGAATCAATATCTATCAATGATCTGAAATTCGAAAACGTATCCTTGGTATATGAGAATGAAAAAGCTCTGGATCAAGTAAATTTCACCATTCAAAAAGGTGAGAAAGTAGCGATTATTGGTTTGAACGGCAGCGGCAAATCATCCGTTGTAAATCTGCTGCTAAGATTCTATGAGCCTACTGAAGGCAGCATCAAAATAAACGATAAAGATGTGAAAGAGTATACTTTTGAATCCTATCGCTCAATATGGAGCTTGATGGCTCAAAACAATTATCTTTTCAATGATACTGTGGCGAACAATATCAACATTTCTGAAGAGCTTACACTTACTGAGATATTGGAAAGCTGCAAACAGTCAGGGGCATATTCATTTATCCAAGACCTACCCGAAAAAATGGACACTCGAATTGGTTATAATGGCGCTAAACTATCGGGTGGACAAAAACAAAAAATAGCACTTGCCCGAACATTAGCACGTAAGGATACAAAAATTCTGCTATTGGATGAAGCAACCTCAAGCTATGACTATTATTCGGAGCAGGTTTTTAACGAGGAACTGTTATCTTCAGATCGTTATATGATGACTATCATTATCACGCATCGACCGGAAGTGTTAAAGAGATTAGATAAGATCATTTATTTAAATGGTGGCAAGGTTCTTGGGATAGGTACTTTTGATGAGTTGTATACATCTCAGGAGAGTTTTAGAGATATGATTACTAGTACGCAAAGGGAGGAAACCCCGGATGCCTTTTATTCCTTTTCAAACGAGAGCGAATCTACATTACGTCTATGA
- a CDS encoding ABC transporter permease, whose product MRDFLKAESYFIRRDIMFKGISLLFLIASLVLAIWIGGKGGFEIGNLAEPLTIVTPLSLFFYFIIPVYVCFFATEGFEYGSIKVILASGQSRFIYITGKYLSVFKIIIWWILQFTVVFYLAYMIAALIIGTDIGNRNFSADLIQVSRVLGLNILYLSAYAALIIMVGILIKRTASAVVVTFLIIFGDFMISGYFRDASSALLRAISDHALTTQVMKFSGIYVVNSQHIVLTGAKSFMEVVLIPVIIIAISLSVTYISFGKRDIHA is encoded by the coding sequence ATGAGGGATTTTCTGAAAGCTGAGTCTTACTTTATAAGAAGGGATATCATGTTTAAGGGAATTTCTCTTCTGTTCCTTATAGCAAGTCTGGTACTAGCAATCTGGATTGGCGGTAAAGGTGGTTTTGAAATCGGTAATCTCGCGGAACCCTTAACGATTGTGACACCTTTATCTTTATTTTTTTATTTTATTATTCCAGTTTACGTATGTTTTTTTGCAACCGAAGGATTTGAATATGGATCTATCAAAGTTATCCTGGCTTCCGGACAAAGTAGGTTTATCTATATCACGGGGAAATACCTTTCTGTTTTTAAAATTATTATATGGTGGATTTTACAATTTACAGTAGTGTTTTATCTCGCTTATATGATAGCTGCTTTGATAATTGGGACTGACATCGGTAATCGTAATTTTTCTGCTGACTTGATTCAAGTTTCCCGTGTACTGGGATTAAATATCCTTTATTTATCAGCTTATGCTGCTCTAATCATTATGGTAGGTATTCTTATTAAAAGAACGGCTTCAGCGGTGGTTGTAACTTTTCTAATTATATTCGGAGACTTCATGATATCCGGTTATTTCCGTGATGCTTCCTCCGCATTGTTAAGGGCGATTTCAGACCATGCTTTAACGACTCAGGTTATGAAGTTTTCCGGAATCTACGTCGTTAATTCACAACATATAGTCCTAACCGGAGCAAAGAGCTTTATGGAAGTGGTGTTGATTCCTGTGATTATCATAGCTATTAGTTTGTCTGTCACCTATATTTCGTTTGGAAAAAGAGATATACACGCGTAG
- a CDS encoding ABC transporter ATP-binding protein gives MNTTIFEAEGLTKQYGSANALHNINMQIKQGDIYGFVGENGAGKTTLMKIISGLVYPTKGTFQLMGKSSEKDIARVRKKMGVLIELPALYPHMNAEENLSFYCKIHGISDFKRIKDVLNLVGLTDVENKNTTEYSLGMRQRLGLAISLLNEPEFLVLDEPINGLDPTGIVEMRKLLAKLAHEKGVTILISSHILSELQLLATKFGFIHKGQFIKEVSVEELLQSAEAQICIKTVEIAAAINVLKNDLNIHSITLSEAGEILVPKDLTDLEQLMSTLIRNGIPLEGINLSTANLEHYYMDLIGE, from the coding sequence ATGAATACAACAATCTTTGAAGCTGAGGGATTAACTAAACAGTACGGCAGTGCAAATGCGCTTCATAATATAAATATGCAGATTAAACAGGGTGATATCTATGGCTTTGTAGGTGAGAATGGAGCAGGTAAAACCACACTCATGAAAATAATTAGTGGATTAGTTTACCCTACAAAAGGGACTTTCCAATTGATGGGTAAAAGTAGTGAGAAGGACATCGCACGAGTCAGAAAAAAAATGGGGGTTTTAATAGAGCTACCTGCCCTCTACCCCCATATGAATGCTGAAGAGAATTTAAGCTTTTATTGTAAGATTCATGGTATTTCGGATTTCAAGAGAATTAAAGATGTGCTGAATTTAGTGGGACTAACGGATGTTGAAAACAAAAATACAACGGAATATTCTCTGGGCATGCGTCAACGCTTAGGGCTGGCGATTTCCCTTCTCAATGAACCGGAATTTTTAGTGTTGGATGAACCGATTAATGGACTTGATCCTACAGGAATTGTAGAGATGAGAAAATTATTGGCTAAGCTGGCACATGAAAAAGGGGTTACCATCTTGATTTCCAGCCATATCTTGAGTGAGCTCCAATTGTTAGCTACCAAATTCGGGTTTATTCATAAAGGGCAGTTCATTAAGGAAGTCTCTGTGGAAGAACTCTTGCAATCAGCCGAAGCACAAATTTGTATTAAGACCGTTGAAATAGCTGCAGCAATAAACGTGCTTAAGAACGATCTTAATATTCATTCGATCACATTGTCAGAAGCCGGAGAAATATTGGTTCCCAAGGATTTGACAGATCTTGAACAGTTAATGTCAACGTTAATTAGAAATGGAATTCCACTTGAAGGAATCAACCTTTCCACAGCAAATCTTGAGCATTATTATATGGATCTGATAGGAGAATGA
- a CDS encoding LytR/AlgR family response regulator transcription factor encodes MIHIAICDDDFKATEYIERLILNHPIQQTVKIEVSIFYSGESFTKAIQHGCPFDLIFMDIEMKGISGITAGHILRRDCDNDRVRLIYVSSHEEYHVQLFDVQPSGFIKKPIHNESFEKKLISMIQQIKVKRQQNQPKLLPVHQSGTKLLIPIRNIMYLASDRRKIILQTTEDQTEYYSTLSIEEGKLPSKQFVRIHQSYLVNFDYIKQIQGKKIVLTSGEELPISDKQSTVVKKSYLQFRGSLLE; translated from the coding sequence ATGATACATATTGCTATTTGTGATGATGATTTCAAGGCAACAGAATATATTGAGAGATTGATCCTTAACCATCCCATTCAGCAGACCGTAAAGATAGAGGTATCCATATTCTATTCTGGTGAAAGCTTCACGAAAGCCATTCAACATGGTTGTCCATTTGATCTTATTTTTATGGATATAGAAATGAAGGGAATAAGCGGAATAACAGCGGGTCATATATTACGGAGAGATTGTGATAATGATAGGGTTCGGTTGATTTACGTATCGAGCCACGAAGAGTATCATGTTCAACTATTTGACGTTCAACCTTCTGGTTTTATAAAGAAGCCTATACATAACGAGTCTTTTGAAAAAAAACTAATCTCTATGATTCAGCAAATAAAGGTCAAGCGTCAGCAAAATCAACCAAAATTACTGCCTGTACACCAAAGTGGAACTAAACTACTTATTCCAATCCGTAATATTATGTACTTGGCAAGTGATCGCCGAAAAATCATTTTGCAAACAACGGAAGATCAAACGGAATATTACAGTACTTTATCTATAGAAGAAGGAAAGCTACCTTCGAAGCAGTTTGTGCGGATTCATCAATCGTATCTTGTGAATTTCGATTACATAAAACAAATTCAGGGCAAAAAAATTGTATTAACGAGTGGGGAAGAACTTCCGATTAGCGATAAGCAAAGCACCGTAGTGAAAAAGAGTTATTTGCAATTCAGGGGGAGTCTGCTTGAATAA
- a CDS encoding ATP-binding protein, which produces MNNILLDELFYALTLAALPFIIHYFYDHCFPRLWESKVILYSVYTAYYIFVLLLHYSPLPGLWMLGLNIVGIVLLSFLYKGKIQWRIGAALFIVALIILSDAATAPVYTTSGYIFTLFLSKILMFILVQITLRFTKAFGEGSLSSWYWIGLFCFPFISILSIAKLSGELSLREYPALYPTLSGGLLLINFLIILLCDRVLTIQSAQNKNYLLEQQNTYYMNQYLLTKERQQEVFTFQHDFRNILLGLRSQLQAGEKEAGLNDVDKLLGVIELSSGESNTGSILIDSIINYKSQFAKKLGISFQTDIKIPPQLDLDAYAFSIILGNTLDNAIEACKHPGVTQPYIKFQLHYHKGTLFIRIQNPYQHSIRMNHFGELATTKRDKHFHGIGLKSVKNAVEEIGGIWDIIYENQIFQVEICLFNIEILSVAETEQKCTS; this is translated from the coding sequence TTGAATAATATTCTACTGGATGAACTGTTCTATGCCCTCACACTGGCAGCTCTCCCATTTATCATTCATTATTTCTATGATCATTGTTTCCCACGGCTTTGGGAATCCAAAGTAATCCTTTATTCCGTATACACTGCTTATTATATTTTCGTACTCCTCCTTCATTACAGCCCACTCCCCGGCTTATGGATGCTAGGGCTTAATATAGTGGGGATCGTTCTCTTGTCCTTTTTGTATAAAGGAAAAATACAATGGCGAATTGGTGCTGCTTTATTTATAGTCGCACTGATTATTCTTTCAGATGCAGCTACTGCACCTGTGTATACGACAAGCGGATACATCTTTACCTTGTTTTTGTCGAAGATTCTGATGTTTATACTGGTACAGATCACGCTTCGGTTTACCAAAGCTTTTGGCGAGGGTAGTCTAAGCAGTTGGTATTGGATCGGGCTGTTCTGCTTTCCGTTTATCAGCATCCTCAGTATTGCAAAATTATCGGGCGAGCTGTCATTGCGGGAATATCCGGCGTTGTATCCGACTTTGTCCGGAGGATTGCTGTTAATCAACTTCCTGATCATTCTTTTGTGTGATCGTGTATTAACCATACAATCGGCACAGAATAAAAACTACTTGTTGGAACAGCAGAACACCTACTATATGAACCAGTATCTGCTCACGAAAGAAAGGCAGCAAGAAGTCTTTACGTTTCAACATGATTTCAGGAATATCTTGCTCGGCCTGAGGTCTCAATTACAAGCTGGGGAAAAAGAAGCCGGACTGAATGATGTGGATAAGCTTCTTGGAGTAATAGAACTCTCTTCAGGTGAAAGTAATACCGGCTCCATCCTAATCGACTCTATCATTAATTACAAGTCGCAATTTGCCAAAAAGCTGGGTATTTCCTTTCAAACGGATATTAAGATTCCACCTCAGCTTGACCTTGATGCTTATGCATTTAGCATTATTCTAGGGAACACCCTTGATAATGCCATAGAAGCATGCAAGCATCCAGGTGTGACTCAGCCCTATATTAAATTCCAACTTCATTATCATAAGGGTACTTTATTTATCAGAATACAGAATCCATATCAGCATTCAATACGTATGAATCATTTCGGGGAATTAGCCACAACAAAACGAGACAAGCATTTTCATGGTATCGGTCTAAAAAGCGTAAAGAATGCGGTAGAAGAAATCGGCGGAATATGGGATATCATCTATGAAAACCAAATTTTCCAAGTGGAAATTTGTCTTTTTAACATTGAGATCTTATCAGTTGCAGAAACTGAGCAAAAATGCACCTCATAG
- a CDS encoding DUF5054 domain-containing protein: MNNTKKVHVVFKTHLDIGFTNLAAHVLRQYMEEYIPKAIALADTLEAEGGRAQFVWTTGSWLIRYYLDRAPASEREAMEKAIRKGHIVWHGLPFTTHTELMDKELFQYGLTISQELDKQFGKQTIAAKMTDVPGHTLSMVPYMQKAGIQYMHLGVNPASMRPDVPKLFRWQVEDGSELIVNYAGSYGEPVEIEGIDDILLFAHTGDNCGPPSAEEIEEQFREIQERYPDAEIIASSLDAFARSLMQVREQLPVVSEEIGDTWIHGAGTDPLKLAKLRELQRLRSKWLSEGSLDEHSTAYKGMSDAMLMVAEHTWGLDVKKWLPDFRNYAKKDFNDARIKDEIDVDDIPAKFNYIGAFAMDEFDKHSSGLFASEQSVRKYSMIERSWAEQRGYLDQAVVCLDKDKQAEAKEAFGRLEPTRKDCSADAEQVSVQEVYAVEGYKLTFGVNGSLVHLSDANEKVWVDESHPFGVYAYETFGTEDYARYFRTYMQNLSFTHPWSDADFNKPGFEFVRPLPSHQLYEPIVTDMKRVNGKRFLLRLRMPVQAYELYGAPKELELVYDFEHEGTVDVSLQWFGKEANRLPEASWFGCALNVDNPNLWMMDKMGLPVSPLRVVKDGNRNLHAIGRGVSYQGADGSAFIETMDAALAAPGQKRLLQFDNSFVSLDKGWHFNLHNNIWGTNFPMWYGEDAVFRFRLNLQSNRK, from the coding sequence ATGAATAACACTAAGAAGGTCCATGTTGTATTTAAAACGCATTTGGATATTGGGTTCACGAATTTGGCTGCGCATGTATTAAGACAATACATGGAAGAGTATATTCCGAAAGCGATCGCTTTGGCCGATACATTAGAGGCTGAAGGAGGCCGCGCGCAATTTGTATGGACGACTGGATCCTGGCTAATTCGTTATTATTTGGATCGCGCACCTGCTTCGGAAAGAGAAGCGATGGAGAAGGCAATTCGTAAAGGACATATAGTGTGGCATGGGTTACCGTTCACTACACATACAGAGCTTATGGATAAGGAGCTTTTCCAATACGGGCTAACGATCAGCCAAGAGCTTGATAAACAATTTGGAAAACAAACGATAGCCGCCAAAATGACGGATGTGCCAGGTCATACCCTGTCCATGGTTCCGTATATGCAGAAAGCAGGCATTCAGTATATGCATCTCGGAGTTAACCCAGCATCTATGCGTCCTGATGTACCAAAGCTGTTTCGCTGGCAGGTAGAGGATGGCAGCGAATTAATTGTGAACTATGCCGGAAGCTACGGAGAGCCGGTTGAGATTGAAGGGATCGACGATATATTGCTATTTGCGCATACAGGTGACAATTGTGGGCCGCCAAGTGCTGAGGAAATCGAAGAGCAGTTCCGTGAAATCCAAGAACGATACCCTGACGCTGAGATTATAGCGTCTTCACTAGATGCATTTGCAAGAAGTCTTATGCAAGTTCGCGAGCAGCTTCCTGTGGTTAGTGAAGAAATCGGTGATACTTGGATTCATGGTGCAGGGACAGATCCATTAAAACTTGCCAAGCTTCGCGAGCTTCAACGTTTGAGAAGCAAATGGCTGTCCGAAGGAAGCTTAGACGAGCATAGTACTGCCTATAAAGGGATGAGCGATGCTATGTTGATGGTAGCAGAGCATACATGGGGTTTAGACGTAAAGAAATGGCTTCCTGACTTTCGAAACTATGCGAAAAAAGATTTCAATGATGCTAGAATCAAGGACGAGATTGATGTAGACGATATTCCTGCGAAATTCAATTATATTGGTGCATTCGCTATGGATGAATTCGATAAACATTCTAGTGGTTTATTTGCCTCAGAACAGAGCGTCCGAAAGTATTCGATGATCGAACGTTCTTGGGCGGAGCAACGAGGCTATCTGGATCAGGCAGTCGTATGCCTGGATAAAGATAAACAAGCGGAGGCAAAGGAAGCGTTCGGTAGGCTAGAGCCTACGAGGAAAGATTGTTCCGCTGATGCTGAGCAGGTTAGTGTCCAAGAGGTGTACGCGGTTGAAGGTTACAAACTGACCTTTGGCGTGAATGGCTCACTTGTTCATTTATCGGACGCTAATGAGAAAGTATGGGTAGACGAAAGCCATCCGTTCGGCGTTTACGCCTATGAGACGTTTGGAACGGAGGACTACGCCAGATACTTCCGTACCTATATGCAAAATTTAAGCTTCACCCATCCATGGTCTGATGCCGACTTTAATAAGCCTGGCTTTGAATTCGTTCGACCATTACCTAGCCATCAGCTATATGAGCCCATCGTGACTGATATGAAGCGAGTAAACGGCAAACGGTTCTTGCTACGTTTACGCATGCCGGTACAAGCCTATGAATTATATGGTGCGCCGAAGGAACTTGAATTAGTGTATGATTTTGAGCATGAAGGTACGGTTGACGTATCACTGCAATGGTTCGGAAAAGAAGCGAACCGCCTTCCAGAAGCAAGCTGGTTCGGTTGTGCATTGAATGTCGATAATCCAAATCTTTGGATGATGGATAAGATGGGCTTGCCAGTCTCACCTTTGCGTGTAGTGAAGGACGGGAATCGTAATCTTCATGCCATTGGACGTGGCGTTAGTTATCAGGGGGCAGATGGGAGCGCCTTTATCGAAACCATGGATGCTGCTTTGGCTGCACCGGGTCAAAAAAGACTGCTACAATTTGATAATTCTTTTGTTTCTCTAGATAAAGGATGGCATTTTAATTTGCACAACAATATCTGGGGTACCAATTTCCCTATGTGGTACGGTGAAGATGCAGTATTTCGTTTTCGTCTAAATTTACAATCGAACCGTAAGTAA
- a CDS encoding substrate-binding domain-containing protein yields MDNQDHQKERKPLLYIQTANHVMEEIRKRRLQSHDLVPSEGEIAKLYGVSRMTAKLALQILEKKGIVYRHARRGTFISADYQHTHSGEQMLEKVIEEKKPIRRIALVIPNMDDYIGRIITSVEKEAREANCHLLIRMTGDKEDESICLQELYDDQVEGIILYPRGSTQCSEKVLELSLLNYPLVIIDRIFRELQIDCVYHDHYQGAYKTTQYLIEKGHQEIGYLSMAFDGVTSREDRYRGYLQAMLDHDLPVNSRKIYLSCSEDYMHQLNAPNVQLASFLGNNSALTAVVCADDYIAASCLYTAISMQILVPDHLSIIGFTDIQLASLLPVPLTTARQATEKLGQAAVQRVVKRMDNSREGALTIKIDTTIVERSSVRPNVIK; encoded by the coding sequence ATGGATAATCAGGATCATCAAAAAGAGCGGAAACCGCTATTATATATACAGACAGCAAATCATGTTATGGAAGAAATAAGGAAGAGAAGGCTTCAGTCACATGATCTTGTCCCATCTGAAGGGGAAATTGCGAAGTTGTACGGTGTCAGTCGCATGACGGCGAAGCTTGCTCTGCAGATCTTGGAGAAAAAAGGGATCGTTTATCGCCATGCCCGTCGTGGGACATTCATATCCGCTGATTACCAGCATACACATTCCGGTGAACAGATGCTGGAGAAGGTGATCGAGGAGAAGAAACCGATACGAAGGATTGCATTGGTGATTCCTAATATGGATGATTATATTGGTAGAATAATTACTTCCGTCGAAAAAGAAGCGCGTGAAGCGAATTGTCATTTACTCATTCGAATGACTGGGGACAAAGAAGACGAAAGCATATGCTTGCAAGAGCTGTACGATGATCAAGTGGAGGGTATTATTTTATATCCGCGTGGGAGTACGCAGTGCAGTGAGAAAGTATTGGAGCTTAGTCTATTAAACTACCCTCTAGTTATCATTGATCGTATCTTTCGAGAGTTGCAGATTGACTGTGTCTACCATGATCATTACCAAGGGGCTTATAAAACCACCCAGTATTTGATTGAGAAAGGCCATCAGGAAATCGGATATCTTTCAATGGCATTTGATGGTGTGACGAGCAGGGAAGACCGGTATAGAGGTTATCTTCAAGCTATGCTGGATCATGATCTGCCGGTAAACAGCCGTAAAATTTACTTGAGCTGCTCAGAAGATTATATGCATCAGTTGAATGCTCCGAATGTGCAGTTGGCGTCGTTTTTAGGTAATAATTCCGCTTTAACGGCAGTCGTATGTGCAGACGACTATATCGCTGCATCATGCTTGTATACGGCAATCTCCATGCAAATATTGGTTCCGGATCATTTGTCTATCATAGGGTTTACCGACATTCAATTGGCAAGCTTGCTGCCGGTTCCATTAACTACAGCAAGACAAGCTACAGAGAAACTCGGACAAGCAGCTGTCCAGCGAGTTGTTAAACGGATGGATAATTCACGTGAAGGGGCGCTAACGATTAAGATTGATACCACCATCGTCGAGCGAAGCTCCGTTAGACCCAACGTTATTAAATAA